TATACTGTTGTGCATTGTTGTATTTAACCTGTGCGATCAGGAGGGAGGATGAGGATATGGTACCGACGTTGTACGCCGTAGAGAAAAAAGATATGAGGGATCCGGCCCGGGGGCCGGGTCGGGCCCGGGGATCGGGCCCGTTGTCCGGGGATATACTCTTCACCGTCTCTTTCTTTTCTTGCCCCCGAAGTCTTCAGGGTCGAACTCCTCATCGAACTCGTCATACGACTGTTTCCGATCTCTGCCCATGTCTCTGTCATTCATCTGGTTTCTGATCATTTTTGTCCCAGATCTGGACATAATTTCAGGTGATATGTACTGATGTATAAATCTAATTGTTCGGCGCTGCAGGGTTTATATCTGATATGAAGGATAGGGTGATGTTCGATAGTGGCCGGATCCCGGGGCGGCTGGAGACGCCTGAATGGTCTGTCCGGCTGAAAGATGGAGTGTGGAAATTTATTTTTCCGGAAGAGGATATTTATCCCGGTTTTTTGATCCTGGCATCGACCGCCGCCCTGAGGTCGATCTCCGCATCATGTGCGAAGATCAGGGCATAGATCACGATGTCGGCACGTTCGTCTGCGATCTCGGACATCCTTTCCCGGTCGATCTCCCCGAACTCCTCTCTCCCCCTCCACAGGAACATCTCCTCCAGCTCGGCCGCCTCGATGGAGATCGCGGCGGCCAGGTTCTTCGGGTCATTGAACGTCTTGAATCCTCTCTCGTCTCTGAATGCAACCGCTTTCCGCGCGCACTCTGAGAGATCCCAGCTGTCGGGCATGGTGCTCTACCCTGAACTCCTATGATCCCTCTTTCAGAAATTTTATGTCCCTGATCATGGCCTCTGCCATCTCATCTTTCTCCCCGAGGTGTTCAGAAACTGTGAGGACAGGAGAAAAGAGAAACAGATGCATACTGAGAGGTGGGATCTGGAGAAGTCGTCCTGATGAAGCAGCACGGGCCTGTTACAAATATCTCGTTGAACTGCTTGTTTTGAATGCAGAAACCGCAATTTACTCTATTTAATTTTTTTAAAAAGAAGATGGGCCCGCTGAGATTCGAACTCAGGACCTCCGCCATGTCAAGGCGACGTCATAGCCAGCTAGACCACGAGCCCTTGTGCGCCGGATAATCCGACTCTCTATAGATTGAATGTGGTTTGATATAAACTTTGTTGAAGCCCGTATATTCTGGAAAGGTGAAGAGCGGGGACGAAACGCCCCCGCGCATGCGTCTCCCGGCCAATTTCAGAGCTTTGCAAACTTTGCGGAGAAGATCCCGACCTTGGCGCGCATCTCGTCCATGACCGCCGCAGGGACATCGGAATCGACGTTGAGGACCATGATCGCCTCTTCGCCCGGCTTCTTCCTGCCCACCTGCATGCCGGCGATGTTGATCTCTGCCGCCCCGAGAATCGTCGAGGCCCTGCCGATCACGCCCGGCTTGTCCAGGTGGCGGGAGATGATGACCGAGCCCTCGGGGACCATGTCCATCGTGTAGCCGCCGATGGAGGTGATCCTGATCCTGTCCTTCGAGAAGACCGAACCCGAGACCGTCTCTTCGCCTACATCTGTCTTCACCGTCAGGGTGATCAGGTTCTTGAATCCAGAAGACGCCTCGGTCTTCGTCTCCGCCACCTTGATGCCCCGCTCCTTCGTCACGTATTCGGCGTTGACGAAGTTCACAGGCTCACGGAGGACCGGGTCGAGGATCCCCTTGAGGACGGCGCGGGTGATGTACCTGGTGAAGCGGTTCTGGGCGAGGTCGCCACCGTACGTGATGTTGATCTCCCCGATCCTTCCCTCGACGAGCTGGGTGGCGAGCTTGCCCATCCTCTCGGCAAGGTAGGCGAAGGGCTCCATCAGGTCCTGCTGGTCTGGCGGGACCATCGGCACGTTCACCGCATACTTTGCAGGCTCGCCGGCAAAGACGGCAAGGCACTGCTTTGCCACAGAGATCGCCACATTCTTCTGCGCCTCGACCGTGCTCGCCCCGAGGTGCGGGGTGACGATCACGCTGTCCAGCGTGAGGAGGGGCGACTCGAAGGGAGGTTCGCTCTCGAAGACATCGAGGGCAGCGCCGGCGATCTTCCCGGACACAAGCCCGTCGTACATCGCCGTCTCGTCAATGATCCCACCGCGGGCGCAGTTGATCAGCCTGACGCCGTCCTTCATCGTGGCGATGCGCTCGGCATTGATCAGGTGCTTCGTCTCGGGCGTCAGGGGCGTGTGCACCGTGATGAAGTCCGCGACCTTCACCAGATCATCGATACCCATCAACTCAACGCCCATCTGCGCCGCGTTCTCCTTCGTGATGAAGGGGTCGTAGCCGACGACCTTCATGTCCATCGCGATGACGCGCTTTGCGATCTCACGGCCGATCCGACCGAGACCGACGATGCCGAGGGTCTTCTCGTTCACCTCGACTCCCATGAACTTCGAACGCTTCCACTCCTTCTTTTTCAGGGATGCGGTCGCCTGTGGGATGTTGCGTGCAAGGGAAAGCATCATCGCAATCGTGTGCTCGGTCGCCGCAAGGGTGTTGCCCATCGGAGCGTTCGCAACCGGGATGCCGCGGCGCGTCGCTGCTTCGGTATCGATATTGTCGACGCCGGCCCCTGCGCGCCCGATGTACTTCAGGTTTGTCCCGGCCTCGATCACTGCTGCCGTGACCTCGGTTCCGCTCCGCACGAGAATTGCATCGTAGTCTTTGATCGCCTCGATCAACTGCTCTTCGGTCAGGTTCGTGTGGACATCGACGTCGCACGTCTCCTTTAATATTTCAATGCCTTCTTCAGCCAGCGGATCGCTGACAAGGACTCTGAATTTCAATGTAAACCCCATTATGTATGATGCCCTGATGGTATTCATGTCTTTTTCTCTCAGGGATAGGAATGCCCCGGGGCGATCGTCGGAGAGAGGTCGGTGCTCATTTTTTCACACCTCCTGCCCCGCGCAGGTGGCGAAAAGTGAGGGAAGGGAGAATCTATATGATTCGTCAGACCCACCATATATGTGGTGCGATAATGACCGAAATGCCGAACATTTTGTGGCTCTCAGAGATATCAAAGGACGATATCCCGTTCGTCGGGGGAAAGGGTGCATCCCTCGGTGAAATGACCTCTGTAGGGCTGCCAGTCCCCGATGCATTTGTGGTAACGGCCCAGGCATTCAGAAAGTTCCTCATTGACACCGGGCTTGAAGACTCCCTTTTTGACCTGCTTGTTGACCTCGATGTTGAAAACAGCGACGAACTCGAGGAAGTCTCGCAGAATGTCAAGGCGATGGTCATCGGTGCGAAGATGCCCGAAGACATCAGGGAGGAGATCCTTGTAGCCTATGATAAGATGGGTAACGGCGAGATGGTTGTCGCCGTCAGGTCCAGTGCTACCGCAGAGGATCTGCCTGATGCGAGCTTCGCCGGGCAGCAGGAGACATACCTGAACATCAAGGGCGAGGTCGCGGTCATCGAGGCGGTCCAGCAGTGCTGGGCCTCCCTGTACGGTGCCCGGGCCATCTACTACCGCGCAAAGCAGGGCTTCGACGACAGGACCGTCAACATCGCCGTCGTCGTCCAGCAACTTGTCAGGTCGGAGA
This Methanofollis sp. DNA region includes the following protein-coding sequences:
- a CDS encoding MazG-like family protein, with product MPDSWDLSECARKAVAFRDERGFKTFNDPKNLAAAISIEAAELEEMFLWRGREEFGEIDRERMSEIADERADIVIYALIFAHDAEIDLRAAVDARIKKPG
- the serA gene encoding phosphoglycerate dehydrogenase, producing MGFTLKFRVLVSDPLAEEGIEILKETCDVDVHTNLTEEQLIEAIKDYDAILVRSGTEVTAAVIEAGTNLKYIGRAGAGVDNIDTEAATRRGIPVANAPMGNTLAATEHTIAMMLSLARNIPQATASLKKKEWKRSKFMGVEVNEKTLGIVGLGRIGREIAKRVIAMDMKVVGYDPFITKENAAQMGVELMGIDDLVKVADFITVHTPLTPETKHLINAERIATMKDGVRLINCARGGIIDETAMYDGLVSGKIAGAALDVFESEPPFESPLLTLDSVIVTPHLGASTVEAQKNVAISVAKQCLAVFAGEPAKYAVNVPMVPPDQQDLMEPFAYLAERMGKLATQLVEGRIGEINITYGGDLAQNRFTRYITRAVLKGILDPVLREPVNFVNAEYVTKERGIKVAETKTEASSGFKNLITLTVKTDVGEETVSGSVFSKDRIRITSIGGYTMDMVPEGSVIISRHLDKPGVIGRASTILGAAEINIAGMQVGRKKPGEEAIMVLNVDSDVPAAVMDEMRAKVGIFSAKFAKL